The following DNA comes from Streptomyces pristinaespiralis.
CCCCCATCGCGCAGGCGCATCTGCGCCATCTGAACCCGTTCCCGAAGAACCTCGGGACGGTGCTGAAGCAGTACGACAAGGTCGTCGTGCCCGAGATGAACCTCGGCCAGCTCGCCGGCCTCGTCCGGGCGAAGTACCTCGTCGACGCACGCTCGTTCAACCAGGTCAACGGCATGCCGTTCAAGGCGCAGCAGCTCGCCCACGTTCTCCAGGAGGCCATCAATGACTGAGGCGCTCTCGCTGGTGCCCAAGGCCGAGGCCAAGCAGTCCATGAAGGACTTCAAGTCCGACCAGGAAGTGCGCTGGTGCCCCGGCTGCGGCGACTACGCCGTCCTCGCGGCCGTGCAGGGCTTCATGCCGGAGCTGGGGCTGGCGAAGGAGAACATCGTCTTCGTCTCCGGCATCGGCTGCTCGTCCCGTTTCCCGTACTACATGAACACCTACGGGATGCACTCCATCCATGGTCGTGCCCCGGCCATCGCCACGGGCCTGGCCTCGTCCCGCCGTGATCTGTCCGTGTGGGTCGTCACCGGCGACGGCGACGCGCTCTCCATCGGCGGCAACCACCTCATCCACGCCCTGCGCCGCAACGTCAATCTGAAGATTCTGCTGTTCAACAACCGGATCTACGGCCTCACCAAGGGCCAGTACAGCCCCACGTCCGAACTGGGCAAGATCACCAAGTCCACTCCGATGGGCTCCCTGGACGCCCCGTTCAACCCGCTGTCGCTGGCGATCGGCGCGGAGGCCTCGTTCGTCGCCCGGACCGTCGACTCCGACCGCAAGCACCTCACCGAGGTACTGCGCCAGGCCGCCGACCACCAGGGCACGGCGCTGATCGAGATCTACCAGAA
Coding sequences within:
- a CDS encoding 2-oxoacid:ferredoxin oxidoreductase subunit beta, with the translated sequence MTEALSLVPKAEAKQSMKDFKSDQEVRWCPGCGDYAVLAAVQGFMPELGLAKENIVFVSGIGCSSRFPYYMNTYGMHSIHGRAPAIATGLASSRRDLSVWVVTGDGDALSIGGNHLIHALRRNVNLKILLFNNRIYGLTKGQYSPTSELGKITKSTPMGSLDAPFNPLSLAIGAEASFVARTVDSDRKHLTEVLRQAADHQGTALIEIYQNCNIFNDGAFEVLKDKDQAQEAVIRLEHGQPIRFGAEGGKGVVRDPSTGDLAVVAVTAENEADILVHDAHAASPTTAFALSRLADSDTLHHTPIGVLRSVQRPVYDTLMAEQLDTAVEQQGKGDLAALLAGNDTWTVVG